CCCCGACTTTCTCGGCCCCGCTGgcggccaccgcccaccggagTTCCAACCTTGGCCAACCGGTGACGCTCCCGCGCCAGCTCATCTCTGTTGGTAGCCgaaccaccaccgccgccgacttCGACCCGCTGTTGGCGGCCGTTCCTCCAATATACCACCTCTCGCCCACGACCACTCCCCCTCCCCTAGCTCTCACTCCGGAAGTGTGGTGAGGGTGGCCAGGGTGCAGGGGCCACGCGCAAGGCCGATGGCGGCGTGGCGAGTCACATGGGCCGCACGGCAAGATCGCAGGAGCGGCGGCATGAAtaggaggaggcaggggagggcTTGGGTTGAGGTTTGGGTGGAGACAATCCAACGAACCTAAACCTTCGCATAAATCTTAAACACTGGAATGTGAGGAAGAAAAACATCTTGCGGAAACGTATAGGATTTCGGTGCCCTAGCCAGTACGCGATTTTAGGCCCAATGGAATAAATCCGTACACTTCCGCAAGATGTATAAGAACCCCCGATGCAAGCTCTGCTCTCGCGAGAGGCATTAGTACCAACCTCACCCCCGATAGGAGGAGCTCAGCTTAAAATCAATCACGTTGTTTCTGTGTGTATAGTTTGATCTAATTTGAGTGAAACACTACTGCTAGGATGGAGGGGGCGACCAGGGGATGTTGAACAGTCGGTATTAAAATTGCTAACATAACTTACCGATAAAGATGTGAAATTAAAATGATCGGCTAAGAAATGACTCAGCAAGTGGAGATGACTTCGTTTACTGGAAATAAAGTGAACACCATTTCGACATTTGCACGTATGCATTGTTGATTTCTCAAGTTGCTAACATTGTAATTTTGCCTATGGTTTGCACAAATTCAGGTCAAACAAACACATGGGCTGCGGCAATACGAGGGATATGGACTCTGACGAAGACAAGTCCTCACAACCGAGGAACACATGAACAAATGATTTCTAGCAGCGATGATGAGTTTTCAAGTGCAGAATCCTTCAGTATGGAGATAGATTAAATAAGTGGGACCGCGTGAATACACCCTCGCCTGCTTGCGGCTTGCCTTGCCCTCCACCTTGTGCCTCAGGGTGGACAGCCTATTGGCCAGGTTCTGCTTCGCCCGGCTTTCGTCTGCTCAGCATGCGCTTGGAACACATAGTGTTTGAACAATTCAGTCAgcattcagagtttcagacaaTATAGAAGTTTATAAATTCAAAATTGTAGCTGACCTGAGCtcattcagagtttcagaccaTGTGAGAGCCTCTTCTCGAAACAAAATATCTCATGAAGCAATCATCGTTAAATGATTCTCATGCAGAAAGTAGAGCTGAAATTCTTGCTGATTGCATCGCCAATGTCTGCCTCAATGAGGCGCCGGACTTGCGTTCACTTGCTTCTCTTCGTGACGAACCTTTTAGCTCTAGGGGGGCTTATAATCTTCTCCACCATAGTAATATGCCTAACCCAGATGTCATGCTTATCTGGTCTACCAAACTGCCTACTAAAGTCAAGTTTTTCGCTTGGCTGCTGTGCCATGGGAGGCTGAACACAAGAGATATCTTTACCGCCGCTCCATCCGGCCTCTCGAGGAGCCTTACTGCGAACGCTGCCCTACTGTTACTGAGTCTGAcgtccacctcttcttcaactgTCCCCTGGCACAAGGTACTTGGAGTGCGCTCGGTTTTGCTCCAAATCCAGCCATTGTACGACAGCCTTGGCTACTCTGTCTTAGTGCGGATCTCCCTGAGCAGGTGCATGTCGACGTCATCCCGCTTCTCCTTTGGCATATCTGGAAGGCACGTAATGCGATGATCTTCGACCACATTGACTCCACGCCCCGCGACATCATCCGGCGGGTTGTCCAGGACATTGATGCTTGGAGCTGCAGGTTCAACCAGCTGAAGCCTGATCTTCTCGTGTGGAAAACTTGGTTACAAAGTTGTTACTAATTTTGTCTCCTCTCTGTTCTCTCCTGTACCCCCTCTCCCTCGCTTTCTTCTGTCCTGGGAGAACTCATGTACTTCTTACCCCCGGTATTGTAGAAGGATAGAATTGGTATAATGATGGATTGTATTAGTTTGAGGCCTCAGCCGGTATATATAAGAATACAAGACTTGGGGTGCAAGGCAACCCCACCGGATATGTATGGCAATCCGGATACAATAtctaaactaccaaatatactctaacatccccccgtaGTCACAGCGTGAGCACTGCAGACGGTGAGACTAGAGGAGAAGCCGAAGGTAGGAACCGACGGactgacatccccccgcagttgtAGCGTCGGCGCAATGCGGATACTACGACTGGAGAGAACCGGCGAGAAACTCATGCGGatggtagccctttgtgccgatgtcgaAGAAGACGAACTGGAGCAAATAGCCGTGGTTGAGGAAGTCGTGCGTAGGGTAGCCGTGGTCGATGGTGAGCTGTCGAGGTTGCCGATGGTAAGGAGCCGCACAGGAAGCCGCGGGCGCACTAGGAAGCGCCATGGTGGAGGCGTAACGGAGACGACGCCGGAGACGAAGACGGCGACGCATCGAGGCAGTCGAAGAGAGAGTCGATGCCGCagtcgacgcagacacgccatcgagcGACACATCCCCAGGTTTGCCAGACCCGTGAATGCATCGGGGACGATGGCACGCACCGGTGTTGCCAAGACCAGACGTGCGAGGGAGAGTGCACCACCAAGACGCCGTTGTCTGAGGGACCAGCAGAGAAGGACTCCACGACGGTCGCAGGCGCAGAAGAacggcgaggaagaagatgccGATGCAGCCCGCGGTTGCTGTTGTAGATGAAGGGGTAGAAGTGGACGGCGACGATGGCGACGAGGTGGTGCTGGACGAAGCGACGAGGTAACCCCGGACGATCTGACGCAAGGCCTGATGATCCGGAGGacgcggcggtggagctcgaAGAAGGCGACGAAGAACTCAAACTGCTCGGTGAAGACCATGTGCGTGCAAGGCACGCACTGACGTAGTCGTAGACGATGTCGAAGATGCGGTCGAAGTGGCCGGCGTGGACGAAGTCGAGGAcgtagtcggcggcggcgaagatGCAACGACGAGGAACACCACGGACGGTACCGCTGCTGCCCGAAGAGGCGAAGTAGCGACCACCCTCCATACTCGGGGAAGAGGCGCGCAATACAATGACGGACGTCACGGGAGCCAGGTGGATCGCGCATGTCGGCTGATCAGACCGAGTATGCGCAAGGCAAGACGACGATGGGCAAAGTTGATGGAGGCGTCCCGATCGGtggaggcgacgacgagccggcgaagaTCGACGTGCGGACGAGGCGACGAGGTGGGCGGCACAGATGGGCGTCCCCTAGGGCACCGTCCATGTCGCTATGCTGCACAgtcgaagacgaagaagaggcaggtgAAGTCGATGCTGATGTCGAAGTAGAGGCGTGCGATCGACGGGCGGTGGGCGACTCAATCTCGAGCAGTGCTCGAGTAAAAAACAGAGaaattaccaaaaaaaaaacaaatcagcAGCAGCTCGTGTAGCACCTCTGGGTGCGCGTAGCGCAATCCTCTCAATCtcctctttttccttctctctcgTCACGGTCAACGACCGCATCTGAAGCGGAAGAAAcagagtgagagagagggacGGCGGACGGCGATGAGGGAGGCGGGCGGCCGGCtccctgcggcggcgctggaggtccTGCGCCGGGCGGCTCCCCGCCGGGAGGGGCCGCGGAGGGGCGGTTGAAGCCGGGCAGCTCCCTCCCTTGCGGCGGCTGGAGCCCGCGCGGTGAAGGGGCGGCGCCGTCATgcatgccgccggcgacgaggtcgaCGCGCTGTGTCGGGGCCCctgctgccaccacggcagcacGGGGTAGGGCATGGACGCCGGAGGAGACTGCGactgccaccacggcagcgcAGATCGGGGTCGTCGACGACAGCTTTCATGGCGGCGGTGACGAGGTACGTCACGATCTGCTACTGCTAGACGCGAGGATGGCGGCGGATTAACTCGATCCGCCGCGatggagggcgctgcccccggcggaggtcatgggggacctccccgggggcgcgctaGGAGGCCGTCGAGGGGGCGCCCTGGATGGGAGCCGTGggggacggccggcggcgcgcaggaggCAGGAGGGGCgctggcggcgctagggttagggcaGCGGAAGATAGCCTAGGATCTCAAACCCtaatctcgtgataccatgtagaatgATAGAATTGGTATATTGATGGATTGTATTAGCTTGAGGCCTCagccggtatatataagagtacaagacttggggtgcaaggcaaccccaccggatatgtatggcagtccggatacaatatctaaactaccaaatatactctaacaggtATGCCGGGCACATCTTGTACTAGGCTTATTACAAGCCCTCGATCAATGAAAAATGTAGGTGGGGATCCCCCCCCTGTTGCTAAAAAAAAAGTAGAGCTGAAACCTGGACGGTTGTAGGGTTGCCCATCGTTGCTTAGGATGGGTAAAGGAGAAAGCTCTGCATTTGGAGGTACAGGGAAAGTGCATTCGTTCTGTGCCAGTCACCAAGTGCTTGCATCTTGATGTACCTAAGACGGAACCAAAACAATCTGTTCCGGCATTCATACATGATTGGAAAAAGAGTAAAAATAGGATGTTGGTGGTGGACATATAAGCACTAAATTGCTGATTCCTTTAACAGACTGGAAGGAATTGTTACCTATCTGACAACATACTAGAACTAGAATTGTTTGCATACCTAGAGGCAACACTCTAGACAATTTAACTGGGAGAAAAAAATAACGATAATATCTGGAACTACAAGAGAGTTTGTGCTGCACCAAAAAACAAAATTAGTACAATGGAAGTCTGACTGAGATGAAGCCTCACCTTCCTTCCTTATAACCTGAGTTTCAGGATCAAGCAGTTCCATAACTTGGGCTCAGCTAAACATGAAGCcaacaggggcgaagccagccaTCGCAGTCACCGGGGTCATTGTCATTTTTTTATGGGATCAGTAGCATTAAAATCAGTGATGAGCAGTAAATTTGTATAGGATTTCTAGAATTTGGCAAGCTTTAGCTTCGCCTCTGAAGCCAGAGATGATCAAGCATCAAC
The nucleotide sequence above comes from Panicum virgatum strain AP13 chromosome 3K, P.virgatum_v5, whole genome shotgun sequence. Encoded proteins:
- the LOC120697961 gene encoding uncharacterized protein LOC120697961 — encoded protein: MRDPPGSRDVRHCIARLFPEYGGWSLLRLFGQQRYRPWCSSSLHLRRRRLRPRLRPRRPLRPHLRHRLRLRQCVPCTHMVFTEQFEFFVAFFELHRRVLRIIRPCVRSSGVTSSLRPAPPRRHRRRPLLPLHLQQQPRAASASSSSPFFCACDRRGVLLCWSLRQRRLGGALSLARLVLATPVRAIVPDAFTGLANLGMCRSMACLRRLRHRLSLRLPRCVAVFVSGVVSVTPPPWRFLVRPRLPVRLLTIGNLDSSPSTTATLRTTSSTTAICSSSSSSTSAQRATIRMSFSPVLSSRSIRIAPTLQLRGDVSPSVPTFGFSSSLTVCSAHAVTTGGC